The sequence CTATCTGTCTTAAATCTTAACGACGAGAGTATGCAGAGAGTTGCTTAGTTGCGAACAATGTTGTTAATTAGTACATATTATATTTGAATATGATATTAATGGTGTAGTCTTTCGTTTGTCTTTACGGGACATGCACCCCCATTGCAATGTCTCCATGTGACATAATAACATTAATTTGATTTCATTTCATTTGATTGCTTTGATTTGTGTCGTCAAAAGGACATAAGTACTAGTGTTGAGGGAGAGTGCTAATTTGGGACACTGTTCTTCTCTCCTGTTGCCACCCCCCCTcgcccacacacccacacacatacacccacacacacacacacatacacacacacacacacacacatacacacacacacacacacacacacacacacacacacacacacacaactatgcATTTATCCACGACCACCCCCGTCTAATCCAAACCCTCATACGAGCGACAATACGGAACGCAAAAATGCGCCGCGTTTAGCACTTTTAACAGTCACAAACGCACTGACGAAGGTGCCAGGTGTACTTTTCTTATTAGCACCTGACTTGTGCATCGTATTCTCTTTGTTAATACCTTCAAAGGAAGCGCACGTATGCCCTAGAATGCCAGTTTATGAGAAACTAATATGTGGATCAAATTATCCACCCCAGCGGGTGGTTAAAGTGTCAGTCATAAACTGGCCTTGTTCATTGTGGGTATTGTACCGGCTTTTATTTTGCCAACAGCTTGAAAGAAAATTCGAACACCCCTCTGACAAACGAGCAACGAATATATCATTAGTGTGACTGGTAACGGGTGCATATCTTAGCGAATAGCGCGTTTGGTTTAAAAGATTGACAGCTTACTAGCAAAAAACTAGATTAAAATTTTCACGGAAACCTAACAAACTTTTGTGTGAGAATGTCAAGTATAGAATTAATGAGAATTAAACTTTCCATCCCGTGATTATTTAAGTAGCAATTTTGGCTCTAGCCGAAACGGAAAATTAAAATGTTCACGTGAACATTTGAATTATGAAGTGATCCTGTTTAATTATGATGTATTGTTGGGAACTGTTCGGTTTTGGCACCACATTGCTTCGTATGCGCATGTGCAGTAATTGCCAACCAATCAGCGCTGGATTTTAGGAAATGGAATCGAAAAAGTTTCACTGCCACCAAGAACCAAGGCTCAGTAAGAATCAACAGTGAAGATGCAAGTCACCCAGAAACCCCGTCTTCACGGGCTGCAACTCACCCAGAAACCCCGTCTTCACGGGCTGCAATTCACCCAGAAACCCCGTCTTCACGGGCTGCAACTCACCCAGAAAACCCGTCTTCACGGGCTGCAATTCACCAAGAAACCCCGTCTTCACGGGCTGCAATTCATCCAGAAACCCCGTCTTCACGGGCTGCAACTCACCCAGAAACCCCGTCTTCACGGGCTGCAATTCACCCAGAAACCCCGTCTTCACGGGCTGCAATTCACCCAGAAACCCCGTCTTCACGGGCTGCAACTCACCCAGAAAACCCGTCTTCACGGGCTGCAATTCACCAAGAAACCCCGTCTTCACGGGCTGCAACTTCCCTTCATTTCTATTTAAATGTACTCCTTGTATGTGACATCACTATTCCAAACCAAAATCGATCTGTGTACTTATTAAGAGTTGATTGTAGCTGTTTCTTTGGGAGGGGgtggtgatttttgtttttttaagaaagGGTAGATGTGGGGGTGGTTGGTCGGTAGGTTGTTCGGTCGGTTGGTCGGTAGGTTGTTCGGTCGGTTGGTCGGTAGGTTGTTGGGTCGGTTGGTCGGTAGGTTGTTCGGTCGGTTGGTCGGTAGGTTGTTCGGTCGGTTGGTCGGTAGGTTGTTGGGTCGGTTGGtaagttttcttttgttcttgttattTGATGGTTTGATTCTTCTGcatttttagtttgtttgtttatttctttgttttaaaACTTTTATTTGATGAAAACCTTACAACTATGGCGGAAGAGTAAGGTATGTGTCCTTAAAAAAGGCCGAGGTCGTATGGAAGTGTGTGAGGTTGATGACAGGGTGGTGTGGTGGAACATTTAAAGGTAAGTCTGTCCATTATACCACTGTTATATCACACTCTTAAAGGTAATTCTGTCAATTATACCACTGTTATATCACACTCTTAAAGGTAATTCTGTCCATTATACCACTGTTATATCACACTCTTAAAGGTAATTCTGTCCATTATACCACTGTTATATCACACTCTTAAAGGTAATTCTGTCCATTATACCACTGTTATATCACACTCTTAAAGGTAGTTCTGTCAATTATACCACTGTTATATCACACTCTTAAAGGTAATTCTGTCCATTATACCACTGTTATATCACACTCTTAAAGGTAAGTCTGTCCATTATACCACTGTTATATCACATTCTTAAAGGTAATTCTGTCCATTATACCACTTGTTATATCACACTCTTAAAGGTAAGTCTGTCCATTATACCACTGTTATATCACACTCTTAAAGGTAATTCTGTCCATTATACCACTGTTATATCACACTCTTAAAGGTAATTCTGTCCATTATACCACTGTTATATCACACTCTTAAAGGTAATTCTGTCCATTATACCACTGTTATATCACACTCTTAAAGGTAATTCTGTCCATTATACCACTGTTATATCACACTCTTAAAGGTAATTCTGTCCATTATACCACTGTTATATCACACTCTTAAAGGTAATTTTGTCCATTATACCACTGTTCTATCACACTCTTAAAGTTAATTCTGTCCATTATACCACTGTTATATCACACTCTTAAAGGTAATTTTGTCCATTATACCACTGTTATATCACACTCTTAAAGTTAATTCTGTCCATTATACCACTGTTATATCACACTCTTAAAGGTAGTTCTGTCAATTATACCACTGTTATATCACACTCTTAAAGGTAATTCTGTCCATTATACCACTGTTATATCACACTCTTAAAGGTAATTCTGTCCATTATACCACTGTTATATCACACTCTTAAAGGTAATTCTGTCCATTATACCACTGTTATATCACACTCTTAAAGGTAATTCTGTCCATTATACCACTGTTATATCACACTCTTAAAGTTAATTCTGTCCATTATACCACTGTTATATCACATTCTTAAAGGTAATTCTGTCCATTATACCACACTGTTATATCACACTCTTAAAGGTAATTCTGTCCATTATATCACACTGTTATATCACACTCTTAAAGGTAATTCTGTCCATTATATCACACTGTTATATCACATTCTTAAAGGTAATTCTGTCCATTATATCACACTGTTATATCACACTCTTAAAGGTAATTCTGTCCATTATACCACAGTGTTATATCACATTCTTAAAGGTAATTCTGTCCATTATATCAGACTGTTATATCACACTCTCAAAGGTAATTCTGTCCATTATACCACACTGTTATATCACATTCTTAAAGGTAATTCTGTCCATTATATCACACTGTTATATCACATTCTTAAAGGTAATTCTGTCCATTATATCACACTGTTATATCACACTGTTAAAAGTAATTCTGTCCATTATATCAGACCGACTGGGAGAGTGGGACGGGAGGAAGGAAGGCAACAAAGAAAGGTTGCACTGAGACTACACTACATTACAACACTCAGTCATGCCCCGCCATTGTGGCAGTCTTTCTATTCCCTCCTGTGCGACCAGAAATCAGCTCTGAAAATTCAAGTCGCACTCCAGAAATGGGGCGACAGTAAAGAATTTCACGCCGCCGCCTAATACCAGGCTCCGCCATTTTAGGATCGGAAATTTTCCGGAGCGAATAAAGCCCGTCCGGCATTACACAGCGGCAAAGCGGAAGTCTTACTCGGGGATCGGGGAAATGTAAATTGCAGACTACTACCGGTGTCGCCGAAACGAAAAAGATCATTAGCAGGGGTGGGAGTGGCTATGGCGCAAATAAACTTGTGATGAaccccctccccttctccctccttcGCCTTTTCTCGCTATCGtctgctctctctgtctctgtctctctctctctgtctctctctctctctctgtctctctctctctgtctctctctctctgtctctctctctctctgtctctctctctctctctctttctgtctctctcagtctctctctctctctgtctgtctgtctgtctgtctctctctctctctctctctctctttctcactctctctctccctagttctctgtgtgtgtgtgtgtgtctctctctctctctctctctctctctctctctctctctctctctctctccctctccctatctctctctctctctctgtctctctctctgtctctctctctctctttttctctctctctctctctgtctgtttgtctctctctgtctgtctgtctctctcggtctctctgtctccgtctctgtctctctctcagtttctctctctctctcagtctctctctctctgtctctctctctcattctctctctctcccagtctctctctctctctgtctctctctctctctctctctctctctctctctctctctctctctctctctctctctctctctctctctctctctctctctctctctctctctctctctcatggtgtGTCCCTCGGTCCTACGGAACTTgaatttttttgttattgttcgCTGACGATCTCACTTTGATAGCATCCACTGTTGTTGGATTACAGAACCAGTTAAACGTTTTATGTACAGCAATGCAACGACTGGGCCTTAGAGTAAATCTagataaatcaaaaataatAGTTTTCAGAAAAGGCGGATTTTTAAGTGCAAGAGAAAAATGGATTTTTGATGGGAATCAGTTGGAGGTTGTAAATTCGTATAAATATCTTGGCCTCACCTTTTCAACAAGACATAGTTATGGCGTCGCAATTGAAGACGCAGCAACAAGAGCAAAGCGAAGCACGATCGAAATTTTGAATACTTTAAAGAACATGGGTTGTAACTCatttgatgtattttttaagttatttgatGCGCAAGTATTGCCAATATTATCATATGGAGCCGAAATTTGGGGTTATGAGAAGTATGACCAATTGGAACgtgttcatttatttgcatgtaaacGGTTTCTGCACGTAGTAGATAACACTCCAAATAATGatgttgtgtatggtgaattgggtagGTATCCTCTTTGGGTGACATCAGTCACAACGTTGATTAAATATTGGTTACGGttccagagacagccagacagttGTTATTCAAAGTAGGCATACACTATGTTGTTAAACCTTTACGAAAAACGTTGCATCACGTGGGTAACGCATGTAAAGGCAGTTTTGTGTGAAAATGGATTTGACCAAGTTTGGATGTTTGGATGTGGAAACGAGAGGGTGttttttgcagaactgaaggagctgctctgcagttccttctgtcatgattggcgttatcatttggactcgagtgagcacctatcactgtatggaaaatataaagcctgttttgaaagagaacgttatgtggacattgtatggaaagatgtgtacagaaatgtcatcgctcaatttagaatgggcgtttcacagataaatatccacagatatcgcttccaaaattcaacagaaaacaagtgttgccccttttgtgaagataaattagagaccgaaatccattttttgtttgaatgccaACCATATTGTGACTTAAGAATAAAGTAATTAGCACAGTGtttaagtgttggtgatcagttgggaagtatgattaccatgtttaaaaaacaagacacagaaacaattgtagatttagcaaagtttttgttttttgcatttcagttaagattgtcaatgttaaataataatgaggattaattgtcgctgaaggttttgttgttgctgtatttattgttcggttgcatgtatatattaggcagcattgatgtgcaagattatagatagaggaaagcttgtaacaaaccactgtgtattttgcatacgtttaaatatcatgttttctattttttcctgtgattcatgtgtaaccccccccccccccccattgaaaggggctgtaggcccatagtcaagtaaactgtgtcagtgtcagtgtcagtctctctctctctctctctctctctctctctctctctctctctctctctctctctctctctctctctctctctctctctctctctctcttactctatactgccctaaactgtaaaatatctctatactgccctaaactgtaaaatatctactgaggagactgtgaaatgcggggtgcctcaagggtcagtgcttgggccgatcttgttctgtctgtatatcaatgatctgccactgcacatttctgatagtaacgtaagaagtgatttttttgctgacgattcttctcttcactcaagtggaaagtctgttacagtaatagagtcct comes from Littorina saxatilis isolate snail1 unplaced genomic scaffold, US_GU_Lsax_2.0 scaffold_2110, whole genome shotgun sequence and encodes:
- the LOC138956594 gene encoding uncharacterized protein; amino-acid sequence: MQVTQKPRLHGLQLTQKPRLHGLQFTQKPRLHGLQLTQKTRLHGLQFTKKPRLHGLQFIQKPRLHGLQLTQKPRLHGLQFTQKPRLHGLQFTQKPRLHGLQLTQKTRLHGLQFTKKPRLHGLQLPFISI